Proteins encoded by one window of Kribbella flavida DSM 17836:
- the rsmI gene encoding 16S rRNA (cytidine(1402)-2'-O)-methyltransferase — MADVTGRLILAGTPIGDLGDATPRLARVLAEADVVAAEDTRRLRRLTSELGITVGGRVTSFFEGNERERTVDLVAALVEGQTVVVVTDAGMPSVSDPGYRLVAAAIEADIQVTAVPGPSAVLTALALSGLPVDRFTFEGFLPRKPGERSKQLQELAGERRTMVFFEAPHRLAASLQAMAEAFGADRRTAVCRELTKTYEEVKRGPVGELAEWAADGVRGEITVVVSGADPSARRLGPAELAAEVAADEEAGTPRKQAIGDVAKRFGVPKRTVYDAVLAAREPR; from the coding sequence ATGGCCGACGTGACTGGGCGACTGATCTTGGCGGGGACTCCGATCGGGGATCTGGGGGATGCCACGCCGCGGTTGGCGCGGGTGCTGGCGGAGGCGGACGTGGTGGCGGCCGAGGACACCCGGCGGTTGCGGCGGCTGACCAGTGAGCTCGGCATCACCGTCGGCGGGCGGGTGACGAGCTTCTTCGAGGGCAACGAGCGGGAGCGGACCGTCGACCTGGTGGCGGCGCTGGTCGAGGGGCAGACCGTGGTGGTGGTGACCGACGCGGGCATGCCGAGCGTGTCGGACCCGGGGTACCGGCTGGTCGCGGCGGCGATCGAGGCGGACATCCAGGTGACGGCGGTGCCGGGGCCGTCGGCGGTGCTGACCGCGCTGGCGCTGAGCGGGCTGCCGGTGGACCGGTTCACGTTCGAGGGGTTCCTGCCGCGGAAGCCGGGGGAGCGGTCGAAGCAGTTGCAGGAGCTGGCCGGCGAGCGGCGCACCATGGTGTTCTTCGAGGCGCCGCACCGGCTGGCGGCCTCGCTGCAGGCGATGGCCGAGGCGTTCGGGGCCGACCGGCGGACGGCGGTGTGCCGGGAGCTGACCAAGACGTACGAAGAGGTGAAGCGGGGTCCGGTCGGGGAACTGGCCGAGTGGGCTGCCGACGGGGTGCGCGGGGAGATCACCGTGGTGGTCTCCGGGGCCGATCCGTCCGCCCGGCGGCTGGGGCCGGCGGAGCTGGCGGCCGAGGTGGCGGCCGACGAGGAGGCCGGGACGCCGCGCAAGCAGGCGATCGGCGACGTCGCGAAGCGGTTCGGCGTACCGAAGCGGACGGTGTACGACGCCGTACTGGCTGCGCGCGAACCCCGGTAA